The Chloroflexi bacterium ADurb.Bin180 genome includes a region encoding these proteins:
- the dagK_2 gene encoding Diacylglycerol kinase yields the protein MARYKIIVNPTCGRGNGERSIPAIEEALRRRGVDFDLVRTERPWHAAELARQAAHDGFDVVVSGGGDGTANEVVNGLMLAKQDGKAAAMGILSIGRGNDYAFGMMVPMGVEAGCQALAEGKRRWVDVGQVVGGDYPQGRYFGNGVGIGFDTVVGFEALKLKWLTGFPSYIVAALKTVFLYFRAPLLRIEHDGGTVERACLMVSIMNGRRLGGGFMMAPEGRPDDGMADACVARQVSRARVFTLVPHFMKGTQATQPEVEMIHSRRFDIVALEGTLPVHADGETICTAGQRITVEILPRQVEFIFCGPEA from the coding sequence TTGGCCAGGTACAAGATCATCGTCAACCCAACGTGCGGGAGAGGGAACGGCGAACGAAGCATTCCGGCGATTGAGGAGGCGCTGCGGCGCCGCGGGGTCGACTTTGACCTCGTGCGGACGGAGCGCCCCTGGCACGCCGCAGAGCTGGCCAGACAGGCCGCTCATGATGGTTTTGACGTAGTAGTGTCCGGCGGCGGCGACGGCACGGCCAATGAGGTAGTGAATGGCCTGATGCTGGCCAAGCAGGACGGCAAAGCGGCGGCGATGGGCATCCTGAGCATCGGTCGAGGCAACGACTATGCCTTTGGGATGATGGTACCCATGGGCGTCGAAGCCGGATGCCAGGCGCTGGCCGAAGGTAAGCGACGCTGGGTGGATGTGGGCCAGGTAGTGGGCGGCGACTACCCGCAGGGGCGGTACTTTGGCAACGGCGTGGGCATCGGTTTTGATACGGTGGTCGGATTCGAGGCGCTCAAGCTCAAATGGCTGACGGGCTTTCCATCCTACATCGTGGCCGCACTCAAAACGGTATTCCTCTACTTTCGTGCGCCCTTGCTGCGCATCGAGCACGATGGCGGCACTGTCGAGCGGGCCTGTTTGATGGTTTCGATAATGAACGGTCGGCGGCTGGGCGGAGGCTTCATGATGGCGCCGGAAGGTCGCCCTGACGATGGCATGGCCGATGCGTGTGTGGCGCGACAGGTCAGCCGGGCCAGGGTGTTCACGCTCGTACCGCACTTTATGAAGGGTACACAGGCGACCCAGCCCGAGGTGGAGATGATCCACTCCCGGCGATTTGACATAGTCGCACTGGAGGGCACCCTGCCGGTGCATGCCGATGGCGAGACGATATGCACCGCCGGCCAGCGGATAACGGTAGAGATCCTGCCGCGGCAGGTCGAGTTCATCTTCTGTGGCCCGGAGGCGTAG
- a CDS encoding Alpha/beta hydrolase family protein: MTRHETTRPLLLVALACALCASCARVEPTGTAPQAAEATATPALMPTAAPVEPTATAVPNSPVPTLTRVPSVQAAHSITLHYSDAKGKPVEQAVNYLLYTPAGYGQDGAPEGGWPLILFLHGQLEWGDDPTVLTRQGVPKLLAEGQNLPALVLSPQSREGSRWWPQTAMLAALLDAIQAQYDVNPRRVYLTGISMGGYGVWALAMAEAARFAAVVPIAGGADYLPGDTPIPEAICNLRDVPVWVFHGELDQNVPVSAAINAVRALEKCGGRPRLTLYPDAAHAEAWEEAYSHPALWEWLFAQVRKD, translated from the coding sequence ATGACCCGGCACGAAACAACGAGACCTCTGCTGCTCGTGGCACTGGCCTGCGCCCTCTGCGCTTCCTGTGCGCGAGTGGAGCCAACCGGCACAGCGCCGCAGGCAGCAGAGGCCACTGCGACGCCAGCGTTGATGCCGACCGCGGCGCCAGTTGAGCCGACGGCCACGGCCGTCCCAAACAGCCCCGTGCCCACTCTCACCCGCGTGCCTTCGGTGCAGGCCGCCCACTCCATCACCCTGCACTACTCGGACGCCAAAGGCAAGCCGGTAGAACAAGCAGTGAACTATCTGCTCTACACTCCTGCCGGCTACGGACAGGATGGCGCTCCTGAAGGCGGCTGGCCGTTGATCCTTTTCCTGCACGGCCAGCTCGAATGGGGCGATGACCCGACGGTGCTCACCAGGCAGGGTGTGCCCAAGCTGCTGGCCGAAGGGCAGAACCTGCCGGCGCTGGTCCTCTCGCCGCAGTCGCGGGAAGGAAGCCGGTGGTGGCCCCAAACGGCCATGCTGGCGGCGCTGCTGGATGCGATCCAGGCGCAATACGATGTCAACCCGCGCCGGGTGTATCTGACGGGCATCAGCATGGGTGGTTACGGGGTCTGGGCGCTGGCGATGGCCGAGGCTGCCCGCTTTGCCGCTGTGGTGCCCATCGCGGGCGGGGCGGACTATCTGCCGGGTGATACGCCCATTCCAGAGGCCATCTGCAACCTGCGCGACGTGCCGGTGTGGGTCTTTCACGGCGAGCTGGACCAGAACGTGCCCGTCTCGGCAGCGATCAACGCGGTGCGAGCGCTGGAGAAGTGCGGCGGCCGGCCCAGGCTCACGTTGTACCCCGATGCGGCTCACGCCGAGGCGTGGGAGGAGGCCTACTCCCACCCGGCATTGTGGGAGTGGCTGTTCGCACAGGTGCGAAAGGACTGA
- the hisN gene encoding Histidinol-phosphatase, which translates to MSRSRRALLDFATETAYLAGRSTLAYFSTGVEPEIKADNTPVTVADRASEEIVRRRIETAFPRHAIVGEEFGANDQPKATHRWFIDPIDGTKSFIHGVPLYSVLLGLEVEGQMEVGVAYFPALDEMICAARGEGCWWNGRRAYVSAVARLSDAVVCFTDPLSFERTGRGQAWQRLQRATYYRAGWSDAYGYCLVATGRAEVALDPLMAPWDSAPFPAILAEAGGYFGDWTGNSTIYSGDGLGTTSSLLSQVLKALK; encoded by the coding sequence ATGAGCAGGTCGCGGCGTGCCTTGCTGGATTTCGCCACCGAGACGGCGTATCTGGCGGGCCGCTCAACGTTGGCCTACTTTAGCACCGGCGTGGAGCCAGAGATCAAGGCCGACAACACGCCGGTGACCGTGGCCGATAGGGCCTCTGAGGAGATCGTCCGGCGCCGCATCGAGACGGCCTTTCCCCGACACGCGATCGTGGGCGAAGAGTTCGGCGCGAACGACCAGCCCAAGGCCACGCACCGCTGGTTCATCGATCCCATCGATGGCACCAAGTCGTTCATCCACGGCGTACCGCTCTACTCCGTCCTGCTCGGACTGGAGGTGGAGGGGCAGATGGAAGTGGGGGTGGCCTACTTTCCGGCGCTGGATGAAATGATCTGCGCTGCACGGGGCGAGGGCTGCTGGTGGAACGGCCGTCGGGCGTACGTATCGGCCGTCGCCAGGCTGAGCGATGCGGTGGTGTGCTTCACGGATCCGCTGTCCTTTGAGCGCACCGGCCGAGGGCAAGCCTGGCAGAGACTGCAGCGAGCGACCTACTATCGGGCTGGCTGGAGCGATGCCTACGGCTACTGCCTGGTGGCCACCGGCAGAGCGGAAGTGGCCCTCGATCCGCTGATGGCACCGTGGGACAGTGCGCCCTTTCCGGCCATCCTTGCCGAGGCGGGCGGCTACTTTGGCGATTGGACCGGGAACAGCACCATCTACTCCGGTGACGGGCTGGGCACTACCTCAAGCCTGCTGTCGCAGGTGCTGAAAGCGCTGAAATGA
- the aas gene encoding Bifunctional protein Aas, which translates to MALTERVVTSGIKVVARTILRIDGAELERVPQHGPLILVPNHINFLDAPVLYTHLLPRRITALAKQETWDNPALRFLFDMGEAIPLRRGQADLAALKRGLKVLEEGRILAIAPEGHRSSTGLLQQGHPGVVFMAMHSGAPLLPVVCYGAEKFRSNIVRLRRTDFHVVVGRQFYIDTHGETVMGAKRQQIADEIMYQLAALLPPEYRGHYRDLSQATEQYLRFQPPAYSNLQRIGIVD; encoded by the coding sequence ATGGCTCTGACCGAGCGGGTGGTAACCTCCGGAATCAAGGTCGTGGCGCGGACGATTCTGCGCATCGACGGCGCCGAGCTGGAACGAGTTCCACAGCACGGGCCGCTCATCCTGGTGCCCAACCACATCAACTTTCTGGACGCGCCGGTACTGTACACCCACCTCCTGCCCCGGCGCATTACGGCGCTGGCCAAGCAGGAAACCTGGGACAATCCGGCCCTGCGGTTTCTGTTTGACATGGGGGAAGCGATCCCACTGCGGCGAGGTCAGGCGGACCTGGCAGCTTTGAAGCGCGGGCTCAAGGTGCTGGAAGAGGGACGCATTCTGGCCATCGCTCCGGAGGGGCACAGGAGCAGCACTGGTCTGCTCCAGCAGGGCCACCCGGGAGTGGTGTTTATGGCAATGCACAGCGGTGCGCCGCTGCTGCCGGTGGTTTGCTACGGGGCGGAAAAGTTCCGCTCAAACATCGTGCGCCTGCGCAGAACCGACTTTCACGTCGTGGTCGGCCGACAGTTCTACATTGACACGCACGGCGAGACGGTGATGGGCGCCAAGAGGCAGCAGATAGCGGATGAGATTATGTACCAGTTGGCGGCCCTGCTGCCGCCAGAGTACCGGGGGCACTACCGCGACCTCAGCCAGGCCACCGAACAGTACCTGCGCTTTCAGCCGCCTGCCTACAGCAACCTGCAGCGAATCGGCATCGTCGACTGA
- a CDS encoding DinB superfamily protein codes for MITPAELAQFFERNLGIIEQQVKGLTHEQCLLQLPFRGNCMNWVLGHIADNRSGVCEALGQGAVMTPEEAKRYSYGSEPICGEGPGVLPLARLMEILRESQKRINVALPLLKERDWKRQMKDFRGEVTFGNHLVFLYFHDTYHIGQTEALRQLAGTNDGVI; via the coding sequence GTGATTACACCGGCGGAGCTAGCGCAGTTCTTTGAGCGCAACCTGGGCATCATCGAGCAGCAGGTCAAGGGGCTGACTCACGAGCAGTGCCTGCTTCAGCTCCCGTTCCGTGGCAATTGCATGAACTGGGTGCTCGGGCATATCGCTGACAACCGCAGCGGCGTCTGCGAGGCATTGGGTCAGGGGGCGGTGATGACGCCCGAGGAGGCCAAACGCTACAGCTATGGCTCTGAGCCCATCTGCGGTGAGGGGCCCGGCGTATTGCCCCTGGCCAGGCTTATGGAGATCCTGCGGGAGAGCCAGAAGAGGATCAACGTGGCACTGCCCCTGCTGAAGGAACGGGACTGGAAGAGACAGATGAAGGACTTTCGCGGGGAAGTGACCTTTGGCAACCACCTGGTGTTCCTGTACTTTCACGACACCTACCACATCGGGCAGACCGAGGCGCTGCGCCAACTGGCAGGCACCAACGACGGCGTCATCTAG
- the pepD gene encoding Dipeptidase produces the protein MCDTMVALGKATADGSTILAKNSDREPNEAQLLTYVPRQQHADGEQVQCTYIKLPQVRETFEVVLSRPFWMWGAEMGGNEHGVAIGNEAVFTKEPYGKEPGLIGMDMLRLALERTDSARGALELIIELLRTYGQSGNCGLKHPTYYHNSFLIADAREAWCLETSGQYWAAQRVTDRRTISNGLTIGREWEMASPGLVEHAIEKGWCKSAAEFDFARCYSDLIFTRLDGCRPRQCRSAELLAEQQGRFTILSAMAALRDHGARAQGPGWSPAKGLVMDTLCVHAGLGPTRPSQSTGSMVAHLSDDRPTFWLTGTSAPCTSLFKPVFLGSSGLPDLGPEATGTADERSLWWRHERLHRATLKDYATRHGLYADERDRVQAAWVAEAEHVIAETRGQRAEEATARLRGLTSACFERADALEQAWLELVQQAPPGRSGYPLFDFAWRGYNRQAEFRP, from the coding sequence ATGTGTGACACGATGGTAGCGCTGGGCAAGGCCACGGCGGACGGCAGTACCATCCTGGCCAAGAACAGCGACCGCGAACCGAATGAGGCACAGCTTTTGACCTACGTTCCGCGGCAGCAGCACGCCGATGGCGAGCAGGTGCAGTGCACCTACATCAAGCTCCCGCAGGTGCGGGAGACGTTCGAGGTCGTGCTCTCGCGCCCGTTCTGGATGTGGGGCGCCGAGATGGGCGGCAACGAACACGGGGTGGCCATCGGCAACGAGGCGGTGTTCACCAAGGAACCCTATGGCAAGGAGCCGGGCCTCATCGGCATGGACATGCTGAGGCTCGCGCTCGAGCGGACCGACAGTGCGCGCGGCGCCCTGGAACTGATTATCGAGCTCCTCCGCACCTATGGGCAGAGCGGCAACTGCGGCTTGAAGCATCCCACGTACTATCACAACTCGTTCCTCATCGCCGATGCGCGGGAAGCCTGGTGCCTGGAGACCTCCGGTCAATACTGGGCGGCGCAGAGGGTCACGGACCGGCGGACGATCTCTAACGGATTGACCATTGGCCGCGAGTGGGAAATGGCCAGCCCCGGCCTGGTAGAGCACGCCATCGAAAAGGGCTGGTGCAAATCGGCGGCCGAGTTTGACTTTGCACGCTGCTACTCTGACCTCATCTTTACCCGGCTCGACGGCTGCCGTCCCAGGCAATGCCGCTCCGCAGAGCTGCTGGCAGAGCAGCAGGGGCGATTCACGATCCTTTCGGCTATGGCTGCTCTGCGCGACCATGGGGCGCGGGCGCAAGGACCCGGCTGGAGCCCTGCCAAAGGGCTGGTGATGGATACATTGTGCGTCCACGCCGGACTGGGCCCCACCAGACCCAGTCAGTCGACCGGATCCATGGTGGCCCACTTGAGCGATGACCGGCCGACCTTCTGGCTGACCGGCACCTCCGCTCCCTGCACCAGTCTATTCAAGCCTGTATTCCTGGGCAGCTCAGGGTTGCCCGACCTCGGACCCGAGGCCACAGGAACGGCTGACGAGCGGTCGCTGTGGTGGCGCCACGAGCGGCTGCACCGAGCGACGCTCAAGGATTATGCCACGAGGCACGGCCTGTACGCGGACGAGCGCGACCGCGTGCAGGCCGCCTGGGTGGCCGAAGCAGAGCACGTCATCGCTGAGACGAGGGGGCAAAGGGCTGAAGAGGCCACAGCCCGGCTGCGCGGGCTGACCAGCGCCTGTTTTGAGCGTGCCGACGCGCTGGAGCAGGCCTGGCTGGAGCTGGTGCAACAGGCACCGCCCGGGCGAAGCGGTTACCCGTTGTTCGATTTCGCCTGGCGTGGGTATAATCGGCAAGCCGAGTTCCGACCATAG